In Vitis riparia cultivar Riparia Gloire de Montpellier isolate 1030 chromosome 19, EGFV_Vit.rip_1.0, whole genome shotgun sequence, the following proteins share a genomic window:
- the LOC117908343 gene encoding secreted RxLR effector protein 161-like, with protein MPTNLKLSKDESGKGVEETLYRSMIGSLLYLTASRPDIAFSVGVCARYQACPKESHLIALKRIIRYIASTLELGLWYPFDTHSDVACYTDADWAGNVDDRKSTSGGCFYIGNCLVAWMSKKQNSVSLSMAEAEYIAAGSCCSQLLWIKQMLRDYEIDQGTMIVFCDNTSAINISKNPVLHSRTKHIDIRHHFIRDLVEDKVVSLEYVPIEGQIADILTKPLDVSRFESLRKSIGLCTVN; from the coding sequence ATGCCAACCAACCTAAAGCTAAGTAAGGATGAATCCGGGAAAGGGGTAGAGGAAACATTGTATAGAAGCATGATTGGTAGCCTCTTGTACCTCACTGCTAGTAGACCGGACATAGCTTTTAGTGTTGGAGTGTGTGCTAGGTATCAGGCATGTCCTAAGGAATCTCATCTCATAGCTCTTAAGCGTATCATTAGGTACATTGCTAGTACTTTAGAGCTGGGTCTTTGGTATCCATTTGACACTCATTCTGATGTAGCTTGCTACACTGATGCCGATTGGGCTGGAAATGTGGATGATAGGAAAAGCACTTCAGGTGGTTGTTTCTATATTGGAAATTGTTTGGTTGCTTGGATGAGTAAGAAGCAAAACTCTGTTTCGCTTTCCATGGCTGAAGCGGAATACATTGCTGCCGGTAGTTGTTGTTCCCAGCTTTTGtggatcaagcaaatgttgagAGACTATGAGATTGATCAAGGAACCATGATAGTGTTTTGTGACAATACTAGTGCAATCAACATCTCCAAGAACCCTGTTCTGCACTCTAGAACAAAACACATTGACATTAGACATCACTTTATTCGTGACTTAGTTGAAGACAAAGTGGTGTCATTGGAATATGTTCCAATTGAGGGTCAAATTGCTGATATTCTTACTAAACCTTTGGATGTGTCTAGGTTTGAATCACTTAGAAAGTCCATAGGTTTATGTACAGTCAATTGA
- the LOC117908080 gene encoding putative disease resistance protein RGA3 yields the protein MAEQIPFSVVENVLSSLGSSVVQKMGSMYGVRTELRKLEGTLGTLKAVLLDAEDHLEKSHAVKDWVKRLKGVVYDVDDLLDDFATNRLQRGGLVRQVSHFFSSSNQVAFRFQMSGRVDDIKEALDEIKKDIFLLNAIPRSTIHPRAKNIGRETHSSPHSSNLNPRNAEKEDLVKLLVSPDKENVFIVAIVGIGGLGKTTLAQLVYDDERVKKHFEFKKWVCVSDESGEGFGESALLKKLSKSKNDEGDKSSQSPSLDDLKNELHKQISQKKYLLVLDDAWNNESENWEKVRTLLEVGAKGSKIVVTTRNAEVSFMGNNTVRIKLEGLDKDESWNLFSNITFGGQTNTVNPEIIKVGKEIVNMCNGVPLIINTLGRTLMQFKSDLSKWLSIQRNENFLSLPHGNDNVLQVLKLSYDNLPTHLKQCFTYCALFPKDYEIEKKMLVQLWIAQGYIQSTNGNEQLEDIGDQYFKELLSRSLLEEVKKDDFNDTLSCKMHHFIHDLAQSIVGSEILVLTSYVNKIAEEARHVSFFEEVNPMIKALKGKPIRTFLNLCEDFYKDCTIVNSNFPSFMCLRALSLNGMNVEKVPKCLGKLSHLRYLDLSYNDFKVLPNAITRLKNLQTLKLIWCDSLKRIPDNIGELINLRHLENNRCYDLTHMPHGIGKLTLLQSLPLFVVGNDIGWLKNHKIGSLSELKGLNQLRGGLCISNLQNVRDVELVSRGEILKGKQYLQSLRLKWERLGQDGGDEGDKSVMEGLQPHPHLKDIFIEGYGGTEFPSWMMNDGLGSLLPHLIEIEVSGCSRCKILPPFSQLPSLKSLKLDDMKEVVQLNEGSSATPFFPSLESLELSNMLKLKELWRMDLLAEQRPSFSHLSQLEIRNCHNLASLELHSSPHLSQLEISNCHSLASLELHSSPHLSQLKISNCHDLASLELHSSPSLSQLTIDDCPNLTSIELPSSLCLSQLDIKKCPNLASFKVASLPSLETLSLFTVRYGVIWQIMSVSASSSLKSLYIESINDMISLPKELLQHVSGLVTLQIRECPNLQSLELPLSPCPSQLKIGKCPNLASFNVASLPRLEKLVLRGVRAEVLRQLMFVSASSLKSLRIQEIDCMISLSEEPLQYVSTLETLSIVKCSGLATLLHWMGSLSSLTELIIYDCSELTSLPEEIYSLKKLQTFYFCDYPHLEERYKKETGQDRAKIAHIPHVRFKCDFFMKVRLEGIFELDNIF from the exons aTGGCGGAACAAATTCCATTCAGCGTCGTGGAGAATGTTTTGAGCAGTTTAGGATCCTCAGTTGTTCAAAAAATGGGATCCATGTATGGTGTTCGAACGGAGCTGAGGAAGCTTGAGGGGACACTGGGCACCCTCAAAGCTGTTCTTCTGGATGCTGAGGATCACCTGGAGAAAAGCCATGCAGTGAAAGATTGGGTGAAGAGGCTCAAGGGCGTTGTGTATGATGTAGATGACTTGTTGGATGACTTTGCAACCAACCGGTTGCAGCGAGGAGGGCTCGTCAGGCAGGTGAGTCACTTCTTCTCGTCCTCAAATCAGGTTGCATTTCGTTTCCAAATGAGTGGGAGAGTCGATGATATCAAAGAAGCacttgatgaaataaaaaaggatatcTTTCTGTTGAATGCTATTCCACGAAGCACAATTCACCCACGGGCAAAGAATATAGGGAGAGAGACCCACTCATCCCCACATTCATCTAATCTTAATCCAAGAAATGCAGAAAAAGAAGACCTAGTAAAATTGTTGGTGTCGCCTGacaaagaaaatgttttcattgttgCTATAGTTGGCATCGGGGGATTGGGTAAGACCACTCTTGCTCAATTGGTATACGACGATGAAAGAGtgaaaaaacattttgagtTTAAGAAATGGGTTTGCGTTTCAGATGAATCTGGTGAGGGTTTTGGTGAAAGTGCGCTGCTAAAAAAGTTgtcaaaatctaaaaatgatGAGGGTGATAAAAGTTCACAAAGTCCGTCATTGGATGATTTGAAAAATGAGCTTCACAAACAAATAAGTCAAAAGAAGTACTTGCTAGTACTAGATGATGCCTGGAACAATGAAAGTGAAAATTGGGAGAAAGTGAGAACTCTATTGGAGGTTGGTGCTAAAGGGAGTAAAATTGTAGTGACCACCCGGAACGCTGAGGTTTCATTTATGGGAAATAATACTGTTCGTATTAAGTTAGAAGGTCTAGACAAAGATGAGTCttggaatttattttcaaacatcaCATTTGGAGGACAGACGAATACAGTGAATCCTGAGATCATAAAAGTTGGAAAAGAAATTGTAAACATGTGTAATGGAGTTCCACTCATCATCAACACTTTAGGGAGAACATTAATGCAGTTTAAATCAGACTTGTCCAAATGGTTGTCTATTcaaaggaatgaaaattttttatcactTCCACATGGAAATGATAATGTTCTACAGGTGTTGAAACTAAGTTATGATAATTTGCCAACACATTTGAAACAATGTTTTACATATTGTGCTTTATTTCCAAAAGActatgaaattgagaaaaaaatgttgGTACAATTATGGATTGCACAAGGTTACATTCAATCTACAAATGGGAATGAGCAATTAGAGGATATAGGAGATCAATATTTCAAAGAATTATTGTCAAGGTCATTGTTGGAAGAGGTTaaaaaagatgattttaatGATACATTAAGTTGTAAAATGCATCACTTTATACATGATCTTGCACAATCAATTGTAGGATCTGAGATCCTTGTTTTAACAAGTTATGTAAATAAGATTGCAGAAGAAGCTCGTCATGTATCATTTTTTGAAGAGGTAAATCCCATGATAAAGGCTCTAAAGGGAAAACCCATAAGGACCTTTCTGAACCTTTGTGAAGATTTTTATAAAGATTGTACAattgtaaattcaaattttccaagtTTTATGTGTTTACGTGCATTGAGTTTAAATGGTATGAATGTAGAGAAGGTGCCAAAGTGTTTAGGCAAATTGAGTCATTTAAGGTATCTTGATCTTTCCTACAATGATTTTAAGGTACTTCCAAATGCAATTACAAGGTTAAAGAATTTGCAAACACTAAAACTCATATGGTGTGACAGTTTAAAAAGAATTCCAGACAATATAGGAGAATTGATCAATCTGAGACACTTGGAGAATAATAGGTGCTATGACTTGACTCATATGCCACATGGAATCGGCAAGTTGACTTTACTTCAAAGTCTACCATTGTTTGTGGTTGGGAATGACATAGGGTGGTTAAAGAATCACAAAATTGGAAGCTTGAGTGAATTGAAAGGCCTTAATCAACTAAGAGGAGGGTTATGCATAAGTAATCTTCAAAATGTGAGGGATGTTGAACTGGTATCCAGGGGagaaattttgaaaggaaaacaaTATCTTCAGTCCTTGAGATTGAAATGGGAACGGTTGGGCCAAGATGGGGGGGATGAGGGTGATAAGTCAGTGATGGAAGGCCTTCAACCACACCCACACCTAAAGGATATCTTTATAGAAGGTTATGGAGGTACGGAGTTTCCAAGTTGGATGATGAATGATGGGTTGGGTTCCCTGCTTCCCCACCTAATTGAAATCGAGGTTTCAGGATGTTCAAGATGCAAAATTCTGCCACCCTTTTCTCAACTCCCTTCTCTCAAGTCTTTGAAGCTTGATGATATGAAAGAAGTGGTGCAGTTGAATGAGGGTTCATCAGCAACGCCATTCTTCCCATCTCTTGAATCGCTTGAACTCTCTAACATGCTGAAGTTGAAGGAATTGTGGAGGATGGACTTACTAGCAGAGCAAcgtccttcattttctcatctttctCAATTAGAGATCAGAAATTGCCATaacttggcatccttggaaCTGCATTCATCTCCTCATCTTTCTCAATTAGAGATCAGTAATTGCCATAGCTTGGCATCCTTGGAACTGCATTCATCTCCTCATCTTTCTCAATTAAAGATCAGTAATTGCCATGACTTGGCATCCTTGGAACTGCATTcatctccttctctttctcaatTAACGATAGATGATTGCCCAAACTTGACATCCATAGAACTGCCGTCATCTCTTTGTCTTTCTCAATTAGATATCAAAAAATGCCCTAACTTGGCATCCTTCAAAGTGGCTTCATTACCTTCTCTTGAGACACTATCTCTGTTCACAGTTAGATATGGTGTGATATGGCAGATAATGTCTGTCTCTGCTTCTTCTTCGTTGAAGTCTCTGTATATTGAAAGCATAAATGATATGATATCTCTCCCGAAGGAGCTACTTCAACATGTTTCTGGCTTGGTAACGTTACAGATCCGTGAGTGTCCTAACTTGCAATCCTTGGAACTGCCCTTATCTCCTTGTCCTTCTCAATTAAAGATTGGAAAATGCCCTAACTTGGCATCCTTCAATGTGGCTTCATTACCTCGTCTTGAGAAACTAGTCCTGCGTGGAGTCAGAGCAGAGGTACTGAGGCAGTTAATGTTTGTCTCTGCTTCTTCATTGAAGTCTCTGCGAATACAGGAGATTGATTGTATGATATCTCTCTCAGAGGAGCCGCTTCAATATGTTTCCACTCTCGAAACTCTCTCCATTGTTAAGTGCTCTGGTTTGGCAACATTACTACACTGGATGGGCAGCCTTTCCTCGCTTACGGaacttattatttatgactGCTCTGAATTGACATCACTGCCAGAAGAGATCTATTCCCTTAAAAAACTGCAGACATTTTATTTCTGTGATTATCCACACCTAGAGGAAAGATACAAGAAGGAAACAGGTCAAGACCGGGCCAAGATTGCTCATATCCCACATGTTCGTTTCAAGTGTGATTTCTTTATGAAAGTGAGG CTTGAAGGAATTTTCGAGCTTGACAACATTTTCTGA